Proteins from one Gimesia maris genomic window:
- a CDS encoding ATP-grasp domain-containing protein translates to MNFPGSSSLLIVGASTRAAACSAVRAGFQPVCADQFADRDLRAVSEVVIKIDEHCHWLEEILKREPQNWIYTGALENRPEVINAINQRHTLLGNAEESLKKVRDPFFLQDLLVDQPIAISPCLPVDTQTPPRELWLRKPRLSAAGQGISFADSHTTDPTDSTQYYLQQFQPGIPLSALYLACDDCCVLIGTAVQFIGNRALHATGFQFCGGMTLPSMPPEWRHALGKLGHNIARGCHLRGLFGCDLIWNPDGQPGLWLTEVNPRYTALTELFELQYCLPLLRWHFAACRSCDASSAVAGTLADELIQLLKTKEKRTLSTVSKGILYAPTDLTTPDLPWESSPRQVAWQIPTIADVPDRGTRIPAGTPVCTLYGTGDDQGECLLSLADQILRCQGQIQPELPRDLSRNEVRNMLWPRKESEKLNFSGFFSSRNVSGSFLED, encoded by the coding sequence GTGAATTTTCCTGGATCCTCTTCTTTACTGATCGTCGGCGCCAGTACGCGGGCTGCCGCCTGTTCTGCAGTACGAGCAGGCTTCCAGCCAGTCTGTGCGGATCAGTTTGCAGACCGCGACCTCCGCGCCGTGTCTGAGGTCGTCATCAAAATCGATGAGCATTGTCACTGGCTGGAAGAGATTCTGAAACGGGAACCACAAAACTGGATCTACACCGGTGCCCTGGAAAACCGGCCGGAAGTGATCAACGCAATCAATCAACGTCACACATTGCTGGGAAACGCAGAAGAATCGTTAAAAAAAGTCCGTGATCCGTTTTTTCTGCAGGATCTGCTCGTCGATCAACCAATTGCCATCTCCCCCTGCCTGCCCGTCGATACACAAACTCCTCCCCGGGAACTCTGGCTGCGCAAACCCCGCCTGAGTGCTGCCGGTCAGGGAATCAGTTTTGCGGATTCACACACGACAGATCCAACCGATTCTACACAATATTATCTGCAGCAGTTTCAGCCTGGTATTCCCTTGTCTGCCCTGTACCTTGCCTGCGATGATTGTTGCGTGCTGATTGGCACTGCGGTTCAATTTATTGGAAACAGGGCACTTCATGCTACCGGTTTTCAGTTTTGTGGTGGAATGACATTGCCATCTATGCCCCCTGAATGGCGTCACGCTCTGGGAAAACTGGGGCACAATATCGCGCGCGGATGCCATCTGAGAGGCCTGTTTGGTTGCGATCTGATCTGGAATCCGGACGGGCAGCCGGGTTTATGGCTGACCGAAGTCAATCCCCGATACACTGCATTGACTGAACTGTTTGAGCTGCAGTATTGCCTGCCTCTGCTGCGGTGGCATTTTGCCGCCTGTCGTTCCTGCGACGCATCATCGGCTGTGGCAGGAACCTTGGCCGATGAACTGATTCAGCTGCTCAAAACCAAGGAAAAACGGACATTATCAACTGTTTCCAAAGGAATTTTGTACGCGCCGACGGACCTGACAACCCCTGATCTCCCTTGGGAATCCTCTCCGAGACAGGTAGCCTGGCAGATTCCCACGATCGCAGACGTTCCTGATCGGGGAACCAGAATTCCGGCTGGTACGCCGGTGTGCACGCTGTATGGGACTGGTGACGACCAGGGGGAATGCCTGCTTTCACTGGCAGATCAAATTCTCCGCTGCCAGGGGCAGATTCAGCCAGAGCTGCCCCGGGATCTGAGCAGGAATGAGGTCCGTAACATGCTCTGGCCCCGAAAGGAATCGGAAAAACTGAATTTTTCGGGTTTTTTCTCAAGCAGGAATGTATCAGGTTCGTTTCTTGAAGATTGA
- the fae gene encoding formaldehyde-activating enzyme: protein MSMFVGESLVGEGNEVAHIDLLIGDKTGPVGAAFANALSSQKMGHSNLLAVLSPNLAVKPATVMVTKVTIKGAKQAVQMFGPAQYAVAKAVADSVEAGVIPKDQCEDLVIVCGVFIHWEADDDKKIFDYNYEATKEAIARAMKNEPSVDEMIAKKSEATHPFYAG from the coding sequence ATGTCAATGTTTGTCGGTGAGTCACTTGTGGGTGAAGGTAATGAAGTTGCTCATATCGATTTGTTGATTGGTGACAAAACCGGTCCTGTCGGTGCAGCTTTTGCAAACGCTCTGTCCAGCCAGAAAATGGGTCATAGTAACCTGCTGGCTGTCTTATCACCCAACCTCGCAGTTAAGCCAGCAACCGTGATGGTAACCAAGGTCACCATCAAAGGTGCAAAACAGGCGGTGCAGATGTTTGGCCCCGCGCAATACGCCGTCGCGAAAGCCGTCGCTGACAGTGTTGAAGCCGGCGTGATCCCGAAAGATCAATGCGAAGATCTCGTCATTGTCTGTGGTGTCTTTATCCACTGGGAAGCCGACGATGATAAGAAAATCTTCGATTACAACTATGAAGCAACCAAAGAAGCCATTGCCCGTGCAATGAAGAATGAGCCTTCTGTGGATGAAATGATCGCCAAGAAGAGTGAAGCAACTCACCCCTTCTACGCTGGCTGA
- a CDS encoding NADP-dependent methylenetetrahydromethanopterin/methylenetetrahydrofolate dehydrogenase, with amino-acid sequence MKKILIQLDTDTHASSFDRVVAIDAGVDELMSYSDVTPVNVESLVHGAMFTRGPKELNNTAIFVGGSEVHSGETLFQKIQDTFFGPMRVSVMMDSNGSNTTAAAAVLAAGKHLDFSATTALVLGGTGPVGQRAAQLLAKRGAKVILASRSIDRAQAACDAIARIVEGAQLTPLGLKDHKQIETANKDTNLIISAGAAGVKLLPAACWKPMKQLKVVIDLNAVPPAGIEEVDVMDKATDRDGILSYGAIGVGGTKMKIHKAAIQKLFENNDLLLDTEEIYQIGVDLQD; translated from the coding sequence ATGAAAAAAATACTGATTCAACTTGATACCGATACGCACGCCAGTTCGTTTGATCGTGTGGTTGCCATTGATGCCGGCGTCGATGAGTTAATGAGCTACAGCGATGTGACTCCCGTGAATGTGGAGTCCCTGGTGCATGGTGCCATGTTCACGCGCGGTCCCAAAGAGTTAAACAATACTGCGATCTTTGTCGGAGGCAGCGAAGTCCATTCCGGTGAAACTCTGTTTCAGAAAATACAGGACACGTTCTTCGGTCCCATGCGGGTTTCCGTCATGATGGACTCGAACGGCTCCAACACAACGGCGGCAGCCGCCGTTCTGGCAGCGGGAAAACATCTCGATTTCTCCGCGACAACCGCCCTCGTACTGGGTGGCACCGGCCCTGTGGGGCAACGGGCCGCGCAATTGCTGGCAAAACGGGGCGCGAAAGTGATTCTCGCTTCTCGCTCGATTGACCGGGCACAGGCGGCCTGCGATGCAATTGCCCGCATTGTCGAAGGGGCACAACTGACGCCGCTGGGGCTCAAAGATCATAAACAGATCGAGACGGCCAATAAGGATACAAATCTCATCATTTCCGCCGGCGCAGCGGGAGTTAAACTGCTGCCCGCTGCCTGCTGGAAACCGATGAAACAGCTTAAGGTGGTCATCGACCTCAATGCGGTTCCTCCAGCCGGAATTGAAGAAGTAGATGTGATGGATAAGGCAACCGACCGGGACGGAATTCTCAGTTACGGAGCGATTGGCGTCGGCGGAACGAAAATGAAAATCCATAAAGCCGCCATCCAGAAGCTGTTTGAAAATAATGACCTGCTGCTGGATACAGAAGAAATCTATCAGATTGGGGTCGATTTGCAGGACTGA
- a CDS encoding RNA polymerase sigma factor, which yields MNQNLNDADLMKRVCAGDYLLFDELVLRYRERLLRFAWSKYGRQVAAEDLVQEAFLAAFAARESYNPSFAFSTWLWTIFLNLCRRQYKHQIRQPREVVRSSFSTSEETVIPEPSSSETPLHAVLKTEQFELLTIYLAELPEVQADSLRLRFFGGMKFTEIALTMDCSLSAAKIRVKNGLLQLAHRFSEDTTSEGDVS from the coding sequence ATGAATCAAAATCTGAATGATGCCGATCTCATGAAACGCGTTTGTGCAGGCGATTATCTCCTGTTCGACGAACTGGTACTACGCTACCGGGAACGACTCTTGAGATTTGCCTGGAGCAAGTATGGTCGACAGGTCGCTGCCGAAGACCTGGTGCAGGAAGCCTTCCTGGCGGCTTTTGCGGCCCGGGAATCCTACAACCCGTCTTTTGCATTTTCGACATGGCTCTGGACGATATTTTTGAATTTATGTCGGCGACAGTATAAACATCAGATACGTCAACCGCGGGAAGTGGTTCGTTCTTCTTTCAGTACCTCGGAAGAGACGGTGATCCCGGAACCCAGCTCCTCAGAGACTCCTCTGCACGCAGTATTGAAAACAGAACAGTTTGAACTACTGACAATCTATCTTGCAGAACTGCCTGAAGTTCAGGCGGATTCGCTGCGGTTGCGTTTTTTCGGCGGTATGAAATTTACGGAAATCGCGTTAACTATGGACTGCAGTTTATCAGCAGCAAAAATACGTGTGAAAAACGGGTTGCTTCAACTGGCTCATCGTTTTTCTGAAGATACGACTTCGGAAGGAGATGTCTCATGA